The following proteins come from a genomic window of Acanthopagrus latus isolate v.2019 chromosome 5, fAcaLat1.1, whole genome shotgun sequence:
- the LOC119019459 gene encoding alpha-(1,3)-fucosyltransferase 7, with protein sequence MTTSGFRAFLLLLLFLSSLLPLLYFSLSDQELHQHKHRPAVPQRNLHILLWHWPFGRSYRLDGDKCLEMYNISNCFLTDNTSTFAAADVVVFHHHEISRGLSTLPLHLDRPASQYWVWLSMEPPANNANLTQLNGLFNLTMSYRRDADISIPYGETRLGGYEPDFQGARNRSCFASWVVSRYWPHQGRAGIYQSLKKYIPIEVYGKWNKKPLSNNKLLSTIANCFFYLAFENSEAKDYISEKLWRNAFQAGVVPVVLGPSRATYEALAPPGSFIHVADFQTTADLAAYLRHVAADRQVYEKYFQWHRTHTIKTYTDWRERLCQICVKYPTLPAQQVYEDLESWVYS encoded by the coding sequence ATGACAACATCAGGATTCCgagccttcctcctcctcctcctcttcctcagctccctCTTACCCCTGCTTTATTTCAGCCTCTCGGACCAGGAGCTCCATCAGCATAAACATCGTCCAGCTGTTCCTCAGAGAAACCTCCACATCCTCCTGTGGCACTGGCCATTCGGCCGCTCCTACAGGCTCGATGGAGACAAATGCCTCGAGATGTATAACATCAGCAACTGCTTCCTTACTGACAACACCTCCACCTTCGCCGCTGCTGATGTGGTTGTCTTCCACCACCACGAGATAAGCAGAGGTCTGTCCACACTGCCCCTGCACTTGGATCGCCCGGCCTCCCAGTACTGGGTGTGGCTGTCCATGGAACCTCCCGCCAACAATGCAAATCTCACACAGCTCAATGGACTTTTCAACTTGACCATGAGTTACAGACGTGACGCAGACATATCCATTCCTTATGGAGAGACCAGATTAGGAGGCTATGAACCAGATTTTCAGGGTGCTCGGAATCGCTCCTGCTTTGCCAGCTGGGTGGTCAGCAGATACTGGCCCCACCAGGGGCGGGCTGGTATTTACCAAAGTCTAAAGAAGTATATTCCCATAGAAGTGTACGGCAAGTGGAACAAGAAACCCCTGTCAAATAACAAGCTGCTGTCCACAAttgcaaactgttttttttacctggcTTTTGAGAACTCTGAGGCAAAGGACTACATCAGTGAGAAGCTGTGGAGGAACGCCTTCCAGGCAGGAGTTGTGCCCGTGGTTCTCGGCCCAAGCAGGGCCACGTATGAAGCCCTGGCTCCCCCTGGTTCCTTTATCCATGTGGCTGATTTCCAGACCACAGCAGATCTGGCTGCCTATCTCAGACATGTAGCTGCAGACAGGCAGGTCTATGAGAAGTACTTCCAGTGGCACCGCACTCACACTATAAAGACCTACACTGACTGGAGAGAAAGACTGTGTCAAATCTGTGTTAAGTACCCCACTCTACCAGCCCAACAAGTCTATGAAGACCTAGAGAGCTGGGTTTACAGCTAA